Part of the Methanosphaera sp. WGK6 genome is shown below.
CGATAATAATTTAATACTTGCAATTATAGCGGAAATATTTAATAATAAAGGAACTCAAGGAGTATATGATTTTATTAAAGAATATAATGACGATCCATTAGAATCAATACTTAGATTATCAACTAATAATCAAATAACTCAAAATATATTGTTAAGTAAACCCTCTATAGATGTAATAACTGAAGAAAATAAAAAGAATCTCAATGATAAAGTTAAAATTACACGCGAAAAAGTACGTGGTAAAAATATAGGAAATTTAGGATAGTTGATAAAAATGGATTTCGAAATAGAAGACACATATTGTGAAGCATTTACTGGAACTTGTGTAAGAATGATTGTTACAGCAGAAGATGATCGAACTATTGAAAAAATAGCTTACGATGCATCAGCAACTCCTGGAACAGTAATTGGAAGAACTGAATCAGGGGTAGAAAAATTCTTAACACGAGAAGAAACTCCTGATAATAGACCAGGAGTAATTATTCAGTTTTGGTATAATACAAAAGATTTAAATAAATTTGATAAAGAATTATCATTCAGAATAAGACAAGACATACTTGTAAAACCATTTGTAAAAATATTTGATGCATCAATTGACCCTTTTGACTATATAGATACAACAGAACATGTAGGTCATTGTGGGGATGGTTATGAATGGACTGAAGAAATATATGGAAGAACAATGATACGTGTACCTATATGTGTACCTGATTTCTACATAGAACAAAAATTAGGTTGTATGGAGGGAATAATGGGAGTAAATTTCTGGTATTACTGTAATACAAAAGAAGCAGTATTGGAAGCAGGATACAAAGCATTAGAAGCACTAGGGGAAGTTGAAGGAATATGCACTCCATTTGATATATGTTCTGCAGGATCTAAAGTTGAAACAAATTATCCTGAAATAGGTCCAACAACAAATCATCCATATTGTCCTTCATTAAAAGATAAAATTGGAGATGAATCTAAAGTTGAAGATGGAGTAAACTTTATACCTGAAATAGTAATTGATGCATTAAATGTTGAAGCTGCTAAAGAATCACTTAGAAAAGGAATAGAAGCTTTAAATGGAGTAGATGGTGTAATAAAAGTATCTGCTGGTAATTATGGTGGAAACTTAGGTAAATTTAAATTTAACTTAAAAGATGTTTTAGAGTAGTATTCATGAGTTAGGTAATATGAAGTTTGATATAATAGGATGGGGTGCATTAAACGTAGATAGATTATGTCAAGTTAATGAATTTGCACCTTCTGATGGTGAAACATTCATCAATTATGAAACTAAATCTTGTGGAGGATCTGCAGCAAATACAATAATTGGTATTGCAAAACTGGGTTTAAACACAGGATACATTGGAAAAGTAGGAAATGATTCTAATGGGAACATGATGTTAGATTATCTTACGGAAAACAACGTAAATACAGATCATCTTATAATTGGGAATGAGGAAACAGGCGAAGTAATTGGATTTGTAGATAATAAAGGAGATCGTAAATTATACGTAACTCCAAAAATTAATGATAAAATTTCCAATAATGAAATTGATAGAACATATATTAAAAATACTAAAATTTTACATTTAACTTCGTTTGTAGGATTAAATCCTGAAGATCCATCTATAAATACACAAATAGAATTATTAGAAGAAATATCTTCTGATATAAAAATAGCATTAGATCCTGGAATGTTATATGTAAAGAGAGGTTCTGAATTCATGACTAAACTACTAAAATATACTGATATTTTACTAATCAATGAAACAGAACTTTTAATAACAACTGGGAAAACAACTTTAAAAGAAGCAATTCAGGAAATTTATCCAAAAGTAGATATATTGGTTGTTAAAAGATCAACAAAAGGTTCTTTTATCAAAAAAGGTAATGAAGAGTATAATATAGGAATATTCAAAGTAGATACAGTAGATACAACAGGTGCTGGAGATGCATATAATGCAGGTTTCTTATATGGATTATTAAATAATTATAGTCTCGAAGAATCAGGAATCATTGGAA
Proteins encoded:
- a CDS encoding formylmethanofuran--tetrahydromethanopterin N-formyltransferase, encoding MDFEIEDTYCEAFTGTCVRMIVTAEDDRTIEKIAYDASATPGTVIGRTESGVEKFLTREETPDNRPGVIIQFWYNTKDLNKFDKELSFRIRQDILVKPFVKIFDASIDPFDYIDTTEHVGHCGDGYEWTEEIYGRTMIRVPICVPDFYIEQKLGCMEGIMGVNFWYYCNTKEAVLEAGYKALEALGEVEGICTPFDICSAGSKVETNYPEIGPTTNHPYCPSLKDKIGDESKVEDGVNFIPEIVIDALNVEAAKESLRKGIEALNGVDGVIKVSAGNYGGNLGKFKFNLKDVLE
- a CDS encoding carbohydrate kinase family protein, producing MKFDIIGWGALNVDRLCQVNEFAPSDGETFINYETKSCGGSAANTIIGIAKLGLNTGYIGKVGNDSNGNMMLDYLTENNVNTDHLIIGNEETGEVIGFVDNKGDRKLYVTPKINDKISNNEIDRTYIKNTKILHLTSFVGLNPEDPSINTQIELLEEISSDIKIALDPGMLYVKRGSEFMTKLLKYTDILLINETELLITTGKTTLKEAIQEIYPKVDILVVKRSTKGSFIKKGNEEYNIGIFKVDTVDTTGAGDAYNAGFLYGLLNNYSLEESGIIGSYIAAQSTTQAGATEAIPYIEDIDITEIIKSLKN